From the Clostridium putrefaciens genome, one window contains:
- a CDS encoding DJ-1 family glyoxalase III codes for MKKVLLFLADGFEEIEAVTVVDVLRRAGVICDTCSIKDEYVKGCHNIEVKADKNIMDDDLRTYDAVVLPGGMLGAENLRYSTRVIETVKEFYANGKLVAAICAAPMILEEAGILKGVKVTSYPGLRDKLGNSIYKEESVVEDLNIITSRGPATALEFSFSILSRLYGEEKVEQLKDEMLYNI; via the coding sequence ATGAAAAAGGTTTTGTTGTTTTTAGCTGATGGATTTGAAGAAATTGAAGCAGTGACAGTGGTAGACGTACTAAGAAGAGCAGGGGTTATTTGTGATACTTGTTCAATTAAAGATGAGTATGTAAAAGGTTGTCATAACATTGAGGTTAAGGCAGATAAAAATATAATGGATGATGATTTAAGAACATATGACGCAGTAGTGCTTCCGGGTGGAATGCTAGGTGCAGAAAATTTAAGATACAGTACAAGAGTAATAGAAACAGTAAAAGAATTTTATGCAAATGGTAAGCTTGTGGCAGCAATATGTGCAGCGCCTATGATTTTAGAAGAGGCAGGTATATTAAAAGGCGTTAAGGTTACATCTTATCCAGGACTTAGAGATAAGCTAGGGAACTCAATATATAAGGAAGAGTCAGTAGTTGAAGATTTGAATATAATAACAAGTAGGGGACCTGCAACAGCTTTAGAGTTCTCATTTTCTATACTAAGCAGACTTTACGGGGAAGAAAAAGTAGAACAGTTAAAAGACGAAATGTTATATAACATTTAA
- the recJ gene encoding single-stranded-DNA-specific exonuclease RecJ, with translation MEKWFIKNKKANYKELASKYGVSEFIMKLIVNRDIIGGKAIRTFIKPELENFHNSYDMKDIKRATDILKDKIKENKKIRIIGDYDVDGVISVYILYRSLKECNANVDYDIPDRIKDGYGININIMKKAKEEGVDTIITCDNGIAAIDTIEYGKMLGLTIIVTDHHDIPFVEKEDGKIEYISSVADAIINPKQQDCNYEFKNLCGAGVAFKLIESLFNQMNIEKIKCYNLIEFVAIATVCDVVDLIGENRIFVKNGIDMINKTSNIGLKALMKETGIEGKKVSTYHLGFVIGPSINASGRLDNAKRGVRLLLSNTEEEASILAKELFLLNEERKDMTKMGVERAIEIVKTTKIKKQKVFVIYIEDVHESLAGIIAGRIREKYNVPTIIITNSYEGAKGSGRSIEGYNMFLELLKCKSLFYKFGGHPMAAGLSLDINNIETLREELNKNTTLKDKDLIPKVTVDMPLPLDYINHELIYEIESLEPFGKGNTKPLFANKNLKIIKGDILGKKQNVLKLSIKSQNGKAFNGIYFGDIEKFEATIISKYKKSELENLYKGVPNNVYLDFIFYPSINEYNGYSNIQIVIESFR, from the coding sequence TTGGAAAAATGGTTTATAAAAAATAAAAAGGCAAATTATAAAGAATTAGCTTCAAAGTATGGGGTAAGTGAATTTATAATGAAGCTTATTGTAAATAGAGATATTATAGGGGGAAAAGCAATAAGAACTTTCATAAAACCCGAGTTGGAAAATTTTCATAATTCATATGATATGAAGGATATAAAAAGGGCTACGGATATATTAAAAGATAAGATAAAGGAAAATAAGAAGATAAGAATCATTGGCGATTATGATGTAGATGGAGTTATAAGCGTTTATATTTTATATAGGTCTCTTAAAGAATGCAATGCTAATGTAGATTATGACATACCAGATAGGATAAAGGATGGGTATGGCATAAATATTAATATAATGAAGAAGGCAAAGGAAGAAGGCGTAGATACAATTATAACCTGCGATAATGGTATAGCAGCCATTGATACTATAGAGTATGGTAAAATGCTTGGTCTCACAATAATAGTAACAGATCACCACGATATACCCTTTGTAGAAAAGGAAGATGGTAAGATAGAATACATATCTTCAGTAGCGGATGCTATAATAAATCCAAAACAACAGGACTGTAACTATGAGTTTAAAAACCTATGTGGTGCAGGTGTTGCGTTTAAACTTATAGAATCTCTTTTTAATCAGATGAATATTGAAAAGATAAAGTGCTATAATCTTATAGAATTTGTAGCTATAGCAACAGTATGTGACGTGGTAGATTTAATAGGGGAGAATAGGATATTTGTTAAAAATGGAATAGATATGATTAATAAGACTTCTAATATAGGATTAAAAGCTTTGATGAAAGAAACTGGAATAGAAGGAAAGAAGGTTTCAACCTATCATTTAGGATTTGTAATAGGACCCTCTATAAATGCTTCAGGAAGACTAGATAATGCAAAAAGAGGTGTAAGGTTACTTTTGTCAAATACTGAAGAAGAGGCTTCTATATTAGCTAAAGAATTATTTTTACTTAATGAAGAAAGAAAAGATATGACAAAGATGGGTGTAGAAAGAGCTATAGAAATAGTTAAAACGACAAAAATAAAAAAACAAAAAGTATTTGTTATATATATAGAAGATGTACATGAAAGCTTAGCAGGCATAATAGCTGGTCGAATAAGGGAGAAATACAATGTGCCTACCATAATTATTACAAATTCTTATGAAGGTGCAAAGGGGTCTGGAAGATCCATAGAAGGGTATAACATGTTTTTAGAACTATTAAAATGTAAAAGTTTATTTTATAAATTTGGAGGACATCCTATGGCTGCAGGTTTGTCGCTAGATATAAACAATATAGAAACGCTAAGGGAAGAGTTAAATAAAAACACCACTCTAAAAGATAAGGATCTAATACCAAAGGTTACAGTTGATATGCCGCTTCCTCTAGATTATATTAATCATGAACTTATTTATGAAATAGAAAGTTTAGAGCCTTTTGGAAAAGGAAATACTAAACCGCTTTTTGCAAATAAAAACTTAAAGATTATTAAAGGTGATATTTTAGGAAAAAAACAAAATGTGTTAAAATTAAGCATTAAATCACAAAATGGAAAAGCCTTTAACGGAATATATTTTGGAGATATAGAAAAGTTTGAAGCCACAATAATATCTAAGTATAAAAAATCAGAATTAGAAAATCTGTATAAGGGAGTTCCAAATAATGTTTATTTGGATTTTATTTTTTATCCAAGTATAAATGAGTACAATGGATACTCAAATATTCAAATAGTAATTGAGTCTTTTAGATAA
- a CDS encoding glycerol-3-phosphate responsive antiterminator, which yields MQKVSFNEIEELLIENPVVAAIRSEKDLENVLKSNVLIVFVLYGNIMNISDICKSLKDKGKIVFIHIDLIEGLKGDHIGVEFIKKYVDPMGILTTKPSNIKHAKAIGLYAIQRVFLVDSLSLATGIKNINDVKPNAVEVMPGIVGSIITDMVDRLKVPIIAGGLVSNKKDVMEALKSGALAISTTCKELWNI from the coding sequence ATGCAAAAGGTATCTTTTAATGAAATAGAAGAGTTGCTCATAGAAAATCCAGTAGTAGCCGCTATAAGAAGTGAGAAAGACTTAGAAAATGTACTTAAAAGCAATGTTTTAATAGTATTTGTGTTATATGGAAACATAATGAATATAAGTGATATATGTAAAAGCTTAAAAGATAAAGGGAAAATTGTATTTATACATATTGATCTTATTGAAGGCCTTAAAGGAGATCATATAGGGGTGGAGTTTATTAAAAAATATGTAGATCCTATGGGTATATTAACTACTAAACCTTCTAATATAAAACATGCTAAAGCTATAGGTTTATATGCTATTCAAAGGGTGTTTTTAGTAGATTCTTTATCATTAGCTACAGGTATAAAAAATATTAATGATGTTAAACCCAATGCTGTTGAGGTTATGCCAGGAATAGTAGGAAGTATTATTACAGATATGGTAGATAGGTTAAAGGTTCCAATTATAGCAGGTGGACTTGTTAGTAATAAAAAGGATGTTATGGAGGCGCTAAAGTCGGGGGCTTTAGCTATTTCAACCACCTGCAAAGAATTATGGAATATTTAA
- a CDS encoding MutS-related protein, producing MKNKFNLGEVFTITLLCLTTFSILLLFKDKVEGWYFGAALFSIIVLIFIYNNYIKRKRNKSSDYINNNLESINQKKRDFNTISKLFNLLNSKHKETNIIDDQTFNDLDMEKVFSKLDYTLSTPGEQSLYSILRTPLYDSFKYEDRKTLINLFQQDSSTRNKLQSFLYELGKQYKGDILELIYTTSDLNKHKKFLYNFMFVLSCLSLISIGFLKQYSVMFIIIIYSINMSIHYKANKNILSQVISITYLSKVLSCAKNISNMKNENLTYYNDIINTNIEKCNVILKNSRNISKAEGIDILGDYFNVFFLSQVRSYYNIIGDIEDQREYLKEIYSIIGEIDSIISISIYRNLIKDYVEPRFIDKPCFLEAKDLRNPLIENTIPNDFMVNNNGIVITGSNMAGKSTFLKTLGINSVLAHTICTCLAKDYKTSYFNIISSISPSDDITKGKSYYLAEAEAVLRIIDSLNDKVSTLCIIDEIFRGTNPLERTSASLEILRYIINKNAIPVVATHDLEIAELVGNQYSCYYFSEDVDEENGLKFDYKIKKGISPTRNAIKLLKYLKYPSIITENADERIRHLLES from the coding sequence TTGAAAAACAAATTTAATCTAGGAGAAGTATTTACAATTACACTTTTATGTCTAACCACATTTTCTATCTTATTACTTTTTAAAGATAAGGTAGAAGGGTGGTATTTTGGTGCAGCCTTATTTTCAATAATAGTTCTAATATTTATTTATAATAATTATATAAAACGAAAGAGAAATAAATCTTCAGATTATATAAATAATAACCTAGAATCTATAAACCAAAAGAAAAGAGACTTTAATACTATAAGCAAGTTATTCAATCTCTTAAACTCAAAACATAAAGAAACTAATATCATAGATGACCAAACCTTTAATGATTTAGATATGGAAAAGGTCTTTTCAAAGCTTGATTATACTTTAAGTACTCCTGGGGAACAGTCCTTATACAGTATCTTAAGAACTCCTCTATATGATAGCTTTAAATATGAAGATAGAAAAACATTAATAAACCTTTTTCAACAGGATTCGTCTACTAGAAACAAACTTCAATCTTTTTTATATGAACTTGGGAAACAATATAAGGGAGATATATTAGAACTCATTTATACTACTTCAGATTTAAATAAGCATAAAAAGTTCTTATATAACTTTATGTTTGTATTATCCTGCCTATCATTAATATCTATTGGTTTTCTTAAACAATATTCTGTGATGTTTATAATTATTATCTACTCCATAAATATGTCTATACACTATAAAGCTAATAAAAATATACTTAGCCAGGTTATATCAATTACCTATCTTTCTAAGGTATTATCCTGTGCTAAAAATATAAGTAATATGAAAAATGAAAATTTAACCTATTATAATGATATTATTAATACTAATATAGAAAAATGTAATGTGATACTTAAAAACTCAAGAAATATTAGCAAAGCAGAAGGTATTGATATTTTAGGAGATTATTTTAATGTATTCTTTTTATCTCAAGTTAGAAGCTATTATAATATAATCGGCGACATTGAAGATCAAAGGGAGTATCTAAAAGAAATATATTCTATTATAGGAGAGATCGATTCTATAATCTCTATCTCCATTTATAGAAATCTAATAAAAGACTATGTAGAGCCTAGGTTTATAGATAAGCCTTGTTTTTTAGAGGCTAAAGACCTTAGAAATCCTTTAATTGAAAATACCATTCCAAATGATTTCATGGTTAATAATAATGGTATTGTTATTACTGGCTCAAATATGGCGGGTAAATCAACCTTTCTGAAGACTTTAGGAATAAACAGTGTACTAGCACATACTATATGTACTTGCCTTGCTAAAGATTACAAAACTTCTTATTTCAATATTATAAGTTCTATAAGTCCTTCAGACGATATAACAAAGGGTAAAAGTTATTACCTAGCCGAAGCAGAAGCTGTACTTAGAATAATCGATTCCTTAAATGATAAAGTATCTACGCTTTGTATAATAGATGAAATATTTAGAGGTACCAATCCCTTAGAAAGAACAAGTGCATCTTTAGAAATACTTAGATACATAATAAACAAAAATGCAATACCTGTAGTTGCTACACACGATTTAGAGATTGCTGAACTAGTAGGAAATCAATATAGTTGCTATTACTTTTCTGAAGATGTAGACGAAGAAAATGGTCTTAAATTTGATTATAAAATTAAAAAAGGTATTTCTCCTACACGAAATGCAATTAAATTATTAAAATATTTAAAATATCCTAGTATAATAACTGAAAATGCCGATGAGAGAATAAGGCATTTATTAGAATCTTAA
- the mnmH gene encoding tRNA 2-selenouridine(34) synthase MnmH, giving the protein MVKLVEYSEVLEKLEEYIIIDVRSPKEYSEATIPGAINIPLFDDKEREQIGYIYVNESVEKAKRIGIEAVSKKLPYIYDEILLLHKPHKKLLFFCAKGGMRSGSISSLISSLGVTACKLKGGYKGYREFINRELPAINEDIKYIVVHGKTGTGKTKILEKLRNIGFNVLDLEHAANHRGSLLGSVGLGAPSSQKMFETLIYEQLKDKNGIYVFVEGESKRIGKTIIPDYIFSAMRDGYHIYIDGSIRFRSENLINDYTMSPNANIEIIEALENMKKYINEKNIDEYKNMINNKEYEKVSEELMLKYYDPMYKNSSKSHNFEAFIDIKSIDDGVNKLKKWFEDNLDLEV; this is encoded by the coding sequence ATGGTTAAGCTTGTTGAATATAGTGAAGTATTAGAAAAACTAGAGGAATATATAATAATTGATGTAAGATCACCTAAAGAGTATAGTGAAGCAACTATACCAGGTGCCATAAATATACCTTTGTTTGATGATAAAGAAAGAGAACAAATTGGATATATATATGTGAATGAAAGTGTAGAAAAAGCAAAACGTATTGGAATAGAAGCTGTTTCAAAAAAACTTCCATACATATATGATGAGATTTTATTACTTCATAAACCACACAAAAAGCTTTTGTTTTTTTGTGCTAAAGGTGGAATGAGAAGTGGAAGTATAAGTTCTTTGATAAGCTCCCTTGGGGTTACTGCATGTAAGCTTAAAGGTGGATATAAGGGCTATAGAGAGTTTATAAATCGCGAGTTGCCAGCAATTAATGAAGATATTAAATACATAGTGGTACATGGTAAGACGGGTACAGGAAAAACTAAGATATTAGAAAAACTAAGAAATATAGGATTTAATGTGCTAGACTTAGAGCATGCTGCCAATCATAGAGGATCTCTTTTAGGAAGCGTAGGACTTGGAGCACCAAGCAGCCAAAAAATGTTTGAAACTTTAATCTACGAACAACTAAAGGATAAGAATGGAATCTATGTATTTGTTGAAGGTGAAAGTAAAAGAATAGGAAAGACAATAATTCCTGATTATATATTTAGTGCCATGAGAGATGGATATCATATATATATTGATGGAAGTATTAGGTTTAGGTCAGAAAACTTAATAAATGATTACACAATGTCACCTAATGCCAATATAGAAATAATTGAGGCTTTGGAAAATATGAAGAAGTATATAAATGAAAAAAATATAGATGAATATAAAAATATGATAAACAATAAAGAGTATGAAAAGGTATCGGAAGAGCTGATGCTTAAATATTACGATCCTATGTACAAAAATTCTTCTAAGAGTCATAATTTCGAAGCATTTATAGATATAAAGAGTATAGATGATGGAGTAAACAAACTTAAAAAGTGGTTTGAAGATAATTTAGACCTGGAGGTATGA
- a CDS encoding DNA gyrase/topoisomerase IV subunit B: protein MDIEKQKVEVYDVSDLTSLEKLEPVRVRPGMYIGSTGSKGLHHCIWEILDNAIDEITNGYGSVATIILNKDKSVSVIDDGRGIPTGMHPLKKKSGVEMVFTELHTGGKFDNKNYKTSGGLHGVGASVVNALSEWMEVEVYQNSKVYRQKFAYAMDKKLKKKMPGTTISPLEVIGSCKNTGTKVTFLLDKEVFTTVDFKFDIIDERLRELAFQNKGIRLKFIDNRQEESIEKDYFSENGLLDFIKYLNESKTAIHSTPILFQGEKSVEKINMYAEVCIQFTDSTTDHIASYVNNIPTTEAGTHETGFKTGMTRAFKEWAKKLNLIKDKDKEFEGDDLREGMTAIIRIKINNPMFEGQTKTKLGNAEAYTMMNEVTYIKLKEWIEDNKELAQNIMGNALDAAQRREKIRKINEAEKKKIGKGTAPLAGKIAVCTLKDKTVSEFIVVEGDSAGGSAKQARDRRFQTIMPSKGKIMNTEKQKLENVIASEELKIFNTAVGVGTLDNYKEKDLKYDKIIILSDADVDGYHIRTLWMTYIYRYMRPLITNGHLYLAQPPLYKVYRMVKGGEVHKYAYSDEQLESVKKEIGKGSLIQRYKGLGEMNPDQLWETTLNPETRTLHRVTIDDAAKAEKMVSLLMGDIVEPRKNYMYKYAEF from the coding sequence ATGGATATAGAAAAACAAAAGGTAGAAGTATACGATGTATCTGATTTGACATCTCTTGAAAAGCTTGAACCTGTAAGAGTAAGACCAGGAATGTATATTGGGTCTACAGGCTCTAAGGGATTACATCATTGTATTTGGGAGATACTAGATAATGCTATAGACGAGATCACCAATGGATATGGTAGTGTAGCTACTATTATTTTAAATAAGGACAAAAGCGTTAGTGTAATTGATGATGGAAGAGGTATACCTACAGGAATGCATCCTTTAAAGAAAAAATCTGGGGTGGAGATGGTATTCACTGAACTTCATACAGGAGGAAAATTTGATAATAAAAACTATAAAACTTCCGGTGGACTTCATGGAGTTGGTGCATCTGTAGTTAATGCGCTATCAGAATGGATGGAAGTTGAAGTATACCAAAACTCTAAAGTTTACAGACAAAAGTTTGCTTATGCTATGGATAAAAAGTTAAAGAAAAAGATGCCGGGAACTACAATATCACCCTTAGAGGTTATTGGAAGTTGCAAGAATACAGGAACTAAAGTTACATTTTTATTAGATAAAGAAGTGTTTACTACTGTAGATTTTAAGTTTGATATAATAGATGAAAGACTTAGAGAGCTTGCCTTTCAAAACAAAGGGATACGATTAAAGTTTATAGATAATAGGCAAGAAGAGTCTATAGAAAAAGATTACTTTTCTGAAAATGGATTATTAGATTTTATAAAGTACTTAAATGAAAGTAAAACAGCGATTCATAGTACACCTATTCTATTTCAAGGAGAAAAAAGTGTAGAAAAGATAAATATGTATGCAGAAGTTTGTATCCAATTTACAGATTCTACTACAGATCATATAGCAAGTTATGTAAATAATATACCAACTACGGAAGCTGGGACCCATGAAACTGGATTTAAAACAGGAATGACTAGGGCATTTAAAGAGTGGGCAAAAAAGTTAAACCTTATAAAAGATAAGGACAAAGAGTTCGAGGGCGATGATCTTAGAGAAGGCATGACCGCTATAATAAGAATAAAAATAAATAATCCTATGTTTGAAGGACAAACTAAGACAAAGCTTGGAAATGCTGAAGCTTATACAATGATGAATGAGGTTACATATATAAAGCTTAAGGAATGGATAGAAGATAATAAAGAACTTGCACAAAACATAATGGGAAATGCCTTAGATGCAGCTCAAAGAAGAGAAAAGATAAGAAAGATAAATGAAGCAGAAAAGAAAAAGATTGGTAAAGGAACAGCCCCCCTAGCAGGTAAAATAGCTGTATGTACACTGAAAGATAAGACGGTTAGTGAATTTATTGTAGTAGAAGGAGATTCCGCCGGAGGAAGTGCAAAACAAGCTAGAGATAGAAGGTTCCAAACTATAATGCCATCTAAGGGTAAAATAATGAACACTGAAAAGCAAAAGCTTGAAAATGTAATTGCTAGTGAAGAACTTAAGATATTTAATACAGCTGTAGGAGTAGGTACTTTAGATAATTATAAAGAAAAGGATTTGAAATACGATAAGATAATTATATTAAGTGATGCTGATGTAGATGGATATCACATAAGAACACTTTGGATGACTTATATATATAGATATATGAGACCACTTATAACTAACGGGCATTTATATTTAGCTCAGCCACCATTGTACAAGGTATATAGGATGGTAAAAGGTGGAGAGGTACATAAATATGCTTATAGTGACGAGCAATTAGAATCGGTTAAAAAAGAGATAGGTAAAGGTTCCTTAATTCAAAGATACAAAGGTCTTGGAGAAATGAATCCAGACCAACTATGGGAAACTACATTAAATCCTGAGACAAGGACCCTTCATAGGGTTACTATAGATGATGCTGCTAAGGCAGAAAAGATGGTATCTCTTCTTATGGGAGATATAGTTGAACCACGGAAAAATTATATGTATAAATATGCAGAGTTTTAA
- a CDS encoding DNA topoisomerase IV subunit A: MAKKFIVPKDNNIIEVPLEEAMPENYLPYAVEVAKDRALPDVRDGLKPVHRRILYGAYLLKAFPDKAYFKSARIVGDILGKFHPHGDTSVYDAMTILAQDFSTRYKLIDGHGNWGSMDGDGAAAMRYTEARLTPLALQMIRDIDKDVVDMALNYSDTELEPTVLPSRYPNLLVNGTFGIAVGLATNIPPHNLKEVIDASIKLMENEDITTKELMEYIKGPDLPTGGIILGKESLLSAYETGEGKVTSRAKTSIETLENGRLGIVITEFPYRKNKSKILQLISDMTGDKKHAKYLESIVDIRDESDRTGVRSVVELKKAVEYEDAEKVLKYLFKKTDLQCNINFNMVALANGKPETLGLKSILKHYVNHQKEVVIRRTKTELSIAEKRFHIVEGFIKAVGVMDEIIAIIRSSNSKKDASNNLIERFQFSKEQTEAILELMLYRLTGLEIKVFEKEYKELLNIIKSLKNILENEKELLKVIKSELLEIRDTYGDARRTKMVEDDSEGKIDLEELLVVEDIMVTLSKDGFIKRVPMKSYNRMNSNVSDIEYREGDAGRFLFQSNTKDTILVFTNRGQMYQIRGDDLPERKWKDNGVRLDSLIRSFNLDEESIVDIYSIENFSSSLDFMFLTSKGNLKKTALDKFQTNYSKYSALKLKGGDHLIDVKLVKKDREEGFINITTKRGLNFDLEEPKIDELDRNVLGQQLFLLCNEDEIIKAEYRKEMKYSEMIIGVNPQGNLKSFKKNSSSTYKKVLTNSKEYIIIFTDRGFAYKIPGFMIGNIGDSNINIEDLVDTFLKGKEKVLNILSSKNLNDQIWVYFFTKRGMVKKTNIKELIGEYIETQVYKYKYEDDILVAVELGNDQNQEILLVTEKAMGIKFTSNSIKEMGKVASGVTGISLKEEDKVVFGILTEGSDNSNNDSCYNKEIAFTTNIKGISLLSSSGREEGVKLENIKLQNRAGKGNNIMNVSIGEYIKDIKLK, encoded by the coding sequence ATGGCAAAAAAATTCATTGTTCCAAAAGATAATAATATAATAGAGGTTCCATTAGAAGAAGCTATGCCTGAAAACTATCTACCTTATGCAGTAGAAGTTGCAAAAGATAGGGCACTACCAGATGTAAGAGATGGTCTTAAACCTGTCCATAGGAGAATTCTTTACGGAGCGTATCTTTTAAAGGCTTTTCCAGATAAGGCTTACTTTAAATCGGCAAGAATAGTAGGGGATATTTTAGGAAAATTCCATCCTCACGGAGATACTTCAGTATACGATGCTATGACTATATTAGCTCAAGATTTTAGTACTAGATATAAATTAATAGATGGTCATGGAAACTGGGGAAGTATGGATGGTGATGGAGCAGCAGCTATGCGTTATACAGAAGCAAGGCTCACTCCACTTGCACTTCAAATGATTAGAGATATAGATAAAGACGTAGTGGATATGGCCTTAAACTATTCAGACACAGAGCTTGAACCGACTGTATTACCATCTAGGTACCCAAATCTTTTAGTGAACGGTACCTTTGGAATAGCAGTGGGCTTGGCTACGAATATACCTCCTCATAATTTAAAAGAGGTTATAGATGCAAGTATAAAGCTTATGGAAAATGAGGATATTACAACAAAAGAACTTATGGAATATATAAAAGGACCAGACCTTCCAACAGGAGGAATAATACTAGGGAAAGAGTCTCTTTTGTCAGCTTATGAAACTGGTGAGGGAAAGGTAACATCAAGGGCTAAAACTTCCATCGAAACTTTAGAAAATGGGAGACTTGGTATAGTTATAACAGAATTCCCATATAGAAAAAATAAATCAAAAATACTTCAACTTATTTCAGATATGACTGGAGATAAAAAGCATGCAAAATATTTAGAATCCATAGTAGATATAAGGGATGAGTCAGACAGGACAGGAGTAAGATCGGTAGTAGAACTTAAAAAAGCTGTAGAGTATGAAGATGCAGAAAAGGTACTAAAGTATCTGTTTAAAAAGACAGATCTACAATGCAATATTAATTTTAATATGGTAGCCTTAGCTAATGGTAAGCCAGAGACGCTTGGACTAAAATCTATATTAAAGCACTATGTAAACCATCAAAAAGAGGTTGTTATAAGAAGGACGAAAACAGAACTTAGTATAGCAGAAAAGAGATTTCATATAGTTGAAGGGTTTATTAAGGCTGTTGGGGTTATGGATGAGATTATAGCTATTATAAGATCTTCTAACTCAAAGAAAGATGCTTCAAATAATTTAATAGAAAGATTTCAGTTTTCTAAAGAACAAACAGAGGCTATATTAGAACTTATGCTTTATAGACTTACAGGACTTGAAATAAAAGTTTTTGAAAAAGAATATAAAGAGCTCTTAAATATTATAAAATCATTAAAAAATATATTAGAAAATGAAAAAGAACTATTAAAGGTTATAAAAAGCGAACTTTTAGAAATTAGGGATACCTATGGAGATGCGAGAAGAACAAAAATGGTTGAAGATGATAGTGAAGGTAAGATTGACTTAGAAGAGTTATTAGTTGTAGAAGATATTATGGTAACTCTTTCTAAAGATGGTTTTATAAAAAGGGTTCCTATGAAATCATACAATAGGATGAATAGTAATGTTAGTGATATAGAATATAGAGAAGGCGATGCTGGAAGATTCTTATTTCAATCTAATACTAAAGATACAATATTAGTTTTCACAAATAGAGGGCAGATGTATCAAATAAGGGGAGACGATTTACCAGAGCGTAAATGGAAAGATAACGGAGTAAGACTTGATTCTCTTATAAGATCATTTAATCTAGATGAAGAAAGTATAGTAGATATTTATTCCATTGAAAACTTTTCATCGAGTTTAGACTTTATGTTTTTAACAAGTAAAGGAAATCTTAAAAAGACAGCGTTGGATAAATTCCAAACAAATTATTCTAAGTATTCTGCGTTAAAATTAAAAGGTGGAGACCATTTAATAGATGTGAAGCTTGTAAAAAAAGATAGAGAAGAAGGATTCATTAATATAACTACTAAAAGAGGCCTTAATTTTGACTTAGAAGAACCAAAGATAGATGAATTAGATAGAAATGTGTTAGGACAACAATTGTTTTTATTATGCAACGAAGATGAGATAATTAAAGCTGAATACCGTAAAGAAATGAAGTATTCAGAAATGATAATTGGAGTTAATCCACAGGGGAATTTAAAATCATTCAAAAAGAATAGTTCTTCAACATATAAAAAAGTATTAACTAATAGTAAAGAATATATAATTATATTTACAGATAGAGGATTTGCATATAAGATTCCAGGATTTATGATTGGAAATATTGGAGACTCTAATATAAATATAGAGGATTTAGTAGATACATTTCTAAAGGGTAAGGAAAAAGTACTTAATATTTTATCTTCAAAGAATTTGAATGATCAAATATGGGTGTATTTCTTTACAAAAAGAGGAATGGTTAAAAAGACTAACATAAAAGAATTAATAGGAGAATATATAGAAACTCAAGTTTATAAATATAAATATGAAGATGATATACTTGTTGCTGTAGAGCTTGGTAATGATCAAAATCAAGAAATATTATTAGTAACAGAGAAGGCTATGGGAATTAAGTTTACTTCAAATAGTATAAAAGAAATGGGGAAGGTTGCGTCAGGGGTAACGGGTATAAGTCTAAAAGAAGAAGATAAAGTTGTTTTTGGAATTTTGACAGAAGGCTCTGATAATTCAAATAATGATTCGTGCTATAATAAAGAAATAGCTTTTACAACTAATATAAAAGGTATAAGTTTATTATCTTCAAGTGGTAGAGAAGAAGGCGTGAAATTAGAAAATATTAAACTTCAAAACAGGGCTGGAAAAGGGAATAACATAATGAACGTTAGTATAGGTGAATATATAAAAGATATAAAATTAAAATGA